The DNA region gcgctctcctctgacaaacccctcagctctctcaccgtccatggtgtaaactcttgctttagccgcaggacgctttccacgagcagtgttcacggttggctccgtcttgggtgctctgcactgatcggcagtgtgccccattctgttacaattaaagcatttgggcctcttgtcgggacaagcattagcataatgccccggctccccacatctgaaacaggtcatctccttcttcaaagtctgatctccgggacctccagcagtacccgtcatgggtatgtaagatcctgaagtaaatcctcttccagcaggacgctgatatggccccctgctctgaaatttctctctgccctgaaaattttgagagcccgacctcatcggccctccagttccagtccggttcattctccggttcttcatcagttccacttccgtggctttctcaaccaacgactggaatcgcatgattcccagcggcctcactgagtcctcaatatcaggcctcagtccatttacaaagcgcttgcacatgtagcgctcattcacatgatcatgaaagaattgaaaatgcttcgccaaagattccagctttgaagcaaattccggtaccgacatacctccctgacggagtgtcagaaattgtgactcccgctcatcccgagcacttgttggaaaatacttttccaagaatgcggtccggaatgagttccagctaatctcctcgtgattgtcttccataattcctctggtgcccttccaccagtactcagcatccccgagtagcagataagtcgccatgcccactttggcaccctcagcagtttgtagtacgccgaagTCATactatcttctcgatttcctgaatccagagatccgctttgtctgggttagtaccaccagagaactttggtgggttttgcctcctgaagtcattgaggcctttgttttggtccagagttacttccctctggcgctgatgctgatcacgtgcctcctcagcagcacacctcatcgcattatcatttgcctgcgctgttaccgcttgggcctgcgctgttaccgcttgggccatagtggccatcatctcagctagctggttagtattcaccatattctgttaaaggaagcaaacagtcagtacttatcataagatagcatctagcatcactatacaatatgagtaagcaataacttcaatcaatttttaagcgaaaaatcgcttgcagacaatcaatcttcactctttgcagagtcacacaacctagcacagaagacctattccccaacaactcccgaaagactcgaccgtgctctgataccacaatgtaacaccccgattttggtggcgtcactttagtaaccaaaataaacttaatgcggaaaaacgtgaatatttttttttcgataataactaagacaagactgaattaaataaaacccaacaataacaataatcagaactaatatacaatatataaacagcccccgctgtagtagtaacctcgtcacgagtaaacctccagtgacggaaagaaaagtgtaacgcccgaaggcaaaaggtacaatccacaagaaaggtcaagtgtccgcaacaccatccctcaaaactgagaataagctggcccatcggcctgaagcaagacctcctaagtccaaccaactctctgtgattctcgtaaagaatcacacaaaaagctataggtgggaaactaccctgtccccaaagaaaacaaatgatgttcagagctaagactctactcctacactaatcccatctcgaggagctcacaccagcactaaaacctacatgctagcatgatcgtcgcccgaatctgaatccagaacgacctagtctatgtacaccatccgtcctcctctcgctaccgcgatacgctccacttcccgcatctcaaccctagttcctcccgaaggatgaaccatcatgaatcagcccgccaaagacatctgacaaagggcgtttgttcgccaaagcacacacagaagacgcgagggtcaactccaaagaattatgtaaataatagcaccaataaatataaataagataatagccacttaggcttataactagggatgacatcctagggttgcatatttccacaaagaatataacgactgtaaatcacagttaacatgcatcaagtagaactaacaagtatcaaacacactcatcaactatgtcagtatgcatgttgcatgaaatgatatgcaggttaacccagtcaaccaatatgcaatccggaacggatggacatcaacggatcagcccttcaccagccacggtggtgccatttcggcccgcgtgcctcttacaccacacaaaggtagtcagatcagccgtaacccgtaggtctgccatttcggtctgctacaagagacgtttacaaacgctctttcacggaaatccgggtcttatgaccattttggaatccgacgaggtccagagtacgtcctgtgttaataccccattaatgttgcatgaatgcaggatgattagtcaaccaacgtctccgatctcactcgacacgtcgccacgtgttctaggtaaattaaagtttctaaaagcttaccctaaggtaaagtcgattctgcgacaaaatacaataatcataaaatgagtgcaaccactcacgatgactcttcgggtcatcaatactctcacgaagtctcacgcttcagtgaagtttcatgctctcacaaggtctcacgcctcagtggagttccatgctttccacaaggtctcacgcctcagtggagtatcccgcattcacaaggtctcacgcctcagtgaagcttcatgctgttcacgaggtctcacgcctcagtgaaggtccatgctttccacaaggtctcacgcctcagtggagtatcacgcattcacaaggtctcacgcctcagtgaagcttctcggctcatcccttggatggctaacaaactgctcaacgagcgaaggagtaccaacatactcagaactaaccaaactcctcaacacttggatccgacgacactcctcgtttttccaaaactatgacttgacttccaatgccttccttcgaggttgttatcattacttaaagattttgaggttatttaaggtcttatgaattttctttataaaatctcttccactgatccttagcttaaaatcttgggtcttacacgaGTCATTTTACGTTTTCTTATTCTATCATTTGACTATTTACGGTTGCATGTTATAAATTTTAGTCTACTGCCTACGAGATTGTACTGAAGAAACCCTTAATTTAATTACGATAGAAAAGaatgtaattattttttataatatgtGGAATTGAATGATTGGATGCCTGTGTAAAAAAGTGCATCgaaattaaacatgttttatttGTTTCCTATATTTCAATACTCTCTTTTAGTAATAGGCCTGGTTTGTTTACGCtgttaaaaaatgattttaagaTAGATaagtaatttaatataaaattataaaattgatGCAAGGAAacccttttaagttttaactcaCACTATTGCAATTGTGCTGCAAATTTTGATCCTGCAAACACACAGGATATTCCAGCAGTATGCAGGTAATGTTTCTAATAAAAGCTTTGGTACTAAAACTTGCACATGGTCCAGCTTGAAGGTGATTTTGGTGTTTATCTGTTTTTTCAGCAAATTGagaaaattaaagttttttttaagtgGTTCATTCAATTAAGAATTGAGAAAATTACAATTCTTGGCTGTTTTATGATAAACACTGATTTTTTCTTTGTGAAAAATTCCTTTTAATTCACATTATTCATTTGATTGTTTATAGGCCAAATTATTTTGTAGGATTTGGAGTTAAATGATCTGTTAATAGCAAAGATTCACGATGGAACATTAGAAATGGTGCCATTTGATCCATATAGTCGGTCCCATCCCATCCAATGGAAAAAGCCTTTGAATATTGTTGTTATTGTCAAAACAGTCATTGGTTTCTTAAAACCCAAAGCTTTGTCCTGAAATGCTAGTTTCTTTccctgaaaagaaaaataatacttatttatcattcttcaaattcttcaaacCATATACCAAGTCCTTGAAATATTTATATGTCAGACAAGTTAGTACATGAGTTAAGGCTCCTCCCCCTTGAAGGGGGTAATACAATGTTTTCATTGATTAAGAAAGTTTAGCATGTTACTTAAATCAGGGCTATTCTATTGTCAGTCCTAACAGGATTCTAGTAATTGAACATTATGCAAATTTTCTGTACTTCATACTTGTTAACTGGTATTTAGTCAATGGTCACTTTTGAATTTCTTATGCAGataaccttttcttttgtttgctgACATCATTATGGCAGAATATTCAAAACAAGTCAAAGATACCTACTCTACTTACCATGGGCATTACAAAGCATACTGAGAGCTCTTGTTGTAAACATTGGAGATATTCTGCAGGTAACTGCTgtgatactttttttttttgaaaagtcaaaTGAATTAAGAAgctagcacaaggggtgctagaaCCCAAGTATATAAAGATACAGAACAGATTGGGCAGGATGGTGATACAAACAAACCAAAACCCACCCAATAAGAAAGCATACTCTATCAAAAACATATATATCTTGTACAAGTAGATTCAAAGATCCACCATGAGGCACAAAATATGATTAAAGCTCATAAGGGACCTGccatatttaatataaatctAGTCAATCCTCAAAGCAATAAGTCACCTCCAGTAGTTCAGCTTTAATAACTGCATCACTTTGTCTCACAGAACATGCCATAGCAGACAATACAGCAAGTTATAGCAGTAAATACCATGCCTTTTTCATGCTCCCATCATGTATTAGATAACCCAATCCATGGTTCTTTTTCCCAATCATAAAATGAGCAGTTAAACCTCTTTACCAAGGATTTCATTTAAGTCAAACCCAAGACCTCAATTTAATCATGTCCATAACAGATTCTGCATTCACCTGCTCCCCCTTAAAGACCACAGCATTTCTATGAAGCCAAATGCTCCAAATTCCAGCAAACCAAATAACACTCCAAATCGCTCGCTGACTTTTATTTCTCCCCCAAGACTCACGATGCAAGAAATGAGAGCTACATTCCGAAGGGAGCACAGTTTTCACCCCCAGCCAAGAATAGCATACCATCCAGACGCTATATAGGAAAAAACACAACCAAAGAACACATGAGCCGCATCCTCCATATGTCGTTTGCAGAAGTAGCAATGGCCCTCCCTGTTTTGACCAAGTGCCACACCTCTTTTTATCTAGTTGTCCGCAATCGGTAGTCTCCTATGAGCAATCCTCCACGCTAGAGCCACCACTTTAGAATGAACCAGACATTTCCAAATAGCCTTGCAGTATCTATTTTTCAATGGTCCTCTCTTGAGTCACCAACTCCTTTATAGGTCCATATAGTTTGAATTCTCAGGTGGAAGATGTTGCCGGAAAAAGCAAGCAACTGAAAATAGTGGACCAGATTTTCGAGCCGGAACTCTGTGGTTAATGCAGAGAAACATACTGGTTGTGATTAGCTGTAAAATTTTGTTGACACATTAAGTTACATAGAAAATGCTATCTATCCCTATTATAAAAGCTGCAAATACTTTCGAGCAATAACATTACAAACAACTTATTTTTTCCAGCAATAAGTAGTTCCTTGTTCTAGGCCTGGTTATAATCCACAAAACAAATTTCTATAAAACATAAAATGGGTAAAGTTAGATAACATTTATGTTTGGTTGGAACTTCACATGAAAAATAAGAAACACCAGCAAGCCGTTGATAGGAACAGAATTATATTATAGAATAATTGTACAAGCACTGGTTTTCGAGAGCCAGCCTCTCCTAGTTCTGGAATTCGAGAGTCCAGACCTCTCCCACCATAACCCACAACTtctgaatgaaacaaataaacaaacacAACCCCTATTTAATAACCACCCCTAGACAGTTACAAGCACACAACTAGCAAATAATAACTGTcccaatttaaataaaaacaaccTCTAACTGCTACTGCTGGCTGCAACTTCTACTGCAGGCAACTGTTAACACAGTGCCCTATCAGCCGTCAAGCAGATGTTGCAGTTGAGAGCCACAATTTTGAGTAAAATTATCCTACGTACAAGACATATTTTTGAATGTCAAGTGTAGCATCATAATTTGAATACTGGTTGTTCATTTTATGTTTGTCTTCTCAGGAGCTCAAAAGCTTCTCTTATGAAATGTATCAACTCTACCAGAAAATGGATGAACTTACTTGCATCATGTCACCCAGTTTAAAGACAAAAGCACCAGGAATGCGTTTGACATCAACCCACTGGTTTCCATGGAAGCTACTGTCAGAATGAGCTCAGGGAAGTTCTGGCTCAGGAAAATTAAGAAAACTCTTGTTGCACAAGTCCTTAAGGTAGCTGGCATTGAGGCCTAATGCTTCACAGAGAAATTCAAACAGAATTATCCCCAGTTTGAGTACCGGATCATTATGTCTCTGCAAGTAAATAATGTTTAACAATATTAGGAGGGAAAAGATAATCAGTTCCTATTTGCAATCCGATGTTGCCGAGAAGGAGACAAACTAGAAGAGTAGCTTAATGGTTATGATATTTATGACATTCTCTATGTTGCAGACTGCTAAAGTTTGAGACTTTTCTAAAGGTCAAAAAGATTAGCTTAGCTTGTGTAACTACAATTAAAATCTGATTTTCTTGGTATGCAATTGGTAAATGCAACTTGTGAgtagttttgacttttgattgTAAAATTGTAAAACCAACTTTGCTCAGtagcaaaattaattttagtgcATTGCTGCAGAACTCTTGAATATATTCAGCAACAGATATCATTGCATTTATGAGGCCTTGGCTGCATAACCTCCTTCTTTTTTCTCCATTTCTTTCATAACACTTGTTCTCGGTATTTATTACATTATAGAAGTGCAGGAGTGAAAGAAAGCAACAAAAAGAGCAGACTCAGACTGCTGATGTCTCTGAGGAAGCTGAAGATAAGCTGTTCTCTGTCATAAGTTATGTTGCAAATAGTGATAATATAACAATCCATTCACAAGTCATGACCAACTTATAGATTAAATGCCTAAACACCAGTTTGCCTGACAAGCCTGATGATACTTTCAATACACAATTTTTATATCATTCCAGTTGTATGCTCAAATTCCGTAAATATAATAAATCACCAAACCCATTACAACTTCCACCGTTTGGGAAACTCTAATGCCATGAACCAGTCAAACGTTCAAAGGCCCCTTTTTAGATGGCCAGCATTGTTACACTAAAGCAACTCTAAACACTGCAACAAAGCTTCTCCTACAAAAAGGATAGTTATGTCAATACTCACAATGAACAAATCAATCATTGCTATTGTTACAATATCAAAATGAACCTAACAAGTAACAACACATGACTTTTAGCTATGGAGAAAGTGAGCCCATTGTGTAGTCCATCATCCTTTTCCGTGTGTATCTATAATTTTTCCAGTAAACCTCTAGCACTCATTTCACGAAGAAGTTTCTCAGCCTTGTCATTCTCACCTTTTTCAAAGAGTGAATGAATAATTGTTTCAAAAGTTATAGCATTTGGAATACATCCCTCATTTTCCATTTTTGACAGTAAGGCCAACGCTTCATCAAACAAACCTTCTTTACAAAGCCCATTGATCATAATGGTATATGTATGGACATCTATATGATAGCCTTTTCTCAAAAGATCCTGAAAAATCTCTTGTGCATCCTTCAATCTTCCACCTTTGCACAGTCCACCCAGAAGTATATTGTACGTCCACACATCGGGCTGAATACCCTGGTCTTTAACTTTCTTGATTAGTGCAATGGCTTGGTCAACATGTTGGCTTTTGCATAAAGCGTCCAATAAAGAACTGTAGGTGATTATATTGGCTGGTTGACCTCTAACATGCATCTCATCAAGAAGCTTCCAAGCATGAGAGACTCTCCCCGATTTGCATAAACCATCAATAAGAGAATTGTAAGTCACTATATCAGGAATAATCATTTTGCAATCCATTTCTGCAAGGAGATTCAAGGCTTCATCCACCATTTTAATCTTACACAATCCATTAATCATAATAGAGTAGTTCTGAACATTAGGAGTCACTCCCCACCGAGCCATATACATCCCGGGCTTTATTCACTTCATTAACTAGGCAATACCCATCCATCAAGGAACTATAAGTAACAACATTAGGTTTCAGACCTTGTTTAATCATCACAGCTAACACATTTTTAGCTTCTTTCACCTTTCCTTCCTTGCATAAAGCATCAACCAATATACTAAAAGTATAAACATTCGGGTCTATGTTTTTCAATCCCATTTCATCTAACAAAGCAATTGCTTGTTTCAATTGACCAACAATGCAAAAGCCATATATTAAAGCATTGTACGTGACTACATTAGGAGATATTCCCTTGACAATCATTTCAGAAAATAAATTGCAAGCATGACTTACAAGTTTATCTTTACACAGGCTATCAATGATGATGTTGTACATTACCACATCAGGTTTAATCCCTCGCCCTTGAATCCGCCTAAGCAACTCCAAAGCAGCTCTTGTTTCCCCCATTTTACATAGGCCATTGATCAAGGTTCCATAACTGACTTGGTTCAACCGAAATCCCTGAGCTAGCACGTCATCATGAAATTGCAGTGCTTTGGGGAGCTTGCCGTGAAGACAGAGACCTTTGATGAGAGTATTGAAGGTGATGGTAGTTGGCTGAAAACCCCTCTTGAGAATGTTGGCCAATACAGAAAATGCGGAAGTGGTTTGACCTAGGTAGCAGTGGCAATTGATGAGGATATTGAGAGTGACAAGGCTGGGCGTAATTCCAGTGATCTCCATTTGGCGAGAAAGCGATATAGCGGTGGAGTAATGCTTGGTCTTAACGAGGGAAGTTAAAATCTTACCGAATTCGAAAATGGGTGGGGTAGGTTGCAT from Lotus japonicus ecotype B-129 chromosome 2, LjGifu_v1.2 includes:
- the LOC130736619 gene encoding pentatricopeptide repeat-containing protein At1g12300, mitochondrial-like encodes the protein MSQFLRFRSFPFLSHSHSRFHSSFHNVDDAVPFLSHSHSHSHSHSRFHSSFHNPGDAVSHFNRLLQMQPTPPIFEFGKILTSLVKTKHYSTAISLSRQMEITGITPSLVTLNILINCHCYLGQTTSAFSVLANILKRGFQPTTITFNTLIKGLCLHGKLPKALQFHDDVLAQGFRLNQVSYGTLINGLCKMGETRAALELLRRIQGRGIKPDVVMYNIIIDSLCKDKLVSHACNLFSEMIVKGISPNVVTYNALIYGFCIVGQLKQAIALLDEMGLKNIDPNVYTFSILVDALCKEGKVKEAKNVLAVMIKQGLKPNVVTYSSLMDGYCLVNEVNKARDNYSIMINGLCKIKMVDEALNLLAEMDCKMIIPDIVTYNSLIDGLCKSGRVSHAWKLLDEMHVRGQPANIITYSSLLDALCKSQHVDQAIALIKKVKDQGIQPDVWTYNILLGGLCKGGRLKDAQEIFQDLLRKGYHIDVHTYTIMINGLCKEGLFDEALALLSKMENEGCIPNAITFETIIHSLFEKGENDKAEKLLREMSARGLLVCLFVSFRSCGLWWERSGLSNSRTRRGWLSKTSACTIIL